In the genome of Hymenobacter cellulosivorans, one region contains:
- a CDS encoding GNAT family N-acetyltransferase, with protein MIPLITHTPRLTLIAASRALLTAELHKPHYFPVLLGAALPTDWPPGEYDVEAMRFFLEQLTAGGRTAAGWYGWYALRKATDDRPTTLIGAGGFLGPPDAAGTAEIGYSVAADWRGQGFATELVAGLVQQASHTGLVRQLVAHTQPDNLTSQRVLERNGFAPAGTAPDGLSRFARPIEPSEPPVATHLIR; from the coding sequence ATGATTCCGCTCATCACCCACACTCCGCGCCTCACACTTATTGCCGCCAGCCGGGCCCTGCTCACCGCTGAGCTGCACAAGCCTCACTACTTCCCGGTGCTGCTCGGCGCCGCGCTACCGACCGACTGGCCCCCGGGTGAATACGATGTGGAAGCTATGCGCTTCTTTCTGGAGCAGCTCACGGCTGGCGGCCGCACGGCAGCGGGCTGGTACGGCTGGTATGCCCTGCGCAAAGCCACCGACGACCGGCCGACCACGCTTATCGGGGCTGGCGGCTTTCTGGGTCCGCCCGATGCGGCTGGCACTGCCGAAATAGGCTATTCTGTAGCGGCCGACTGGCGGGGTCAGGGCTTTGCTACCGAGTTGGTGGCCGGTTTGGTACAACAAGCCAGCCACACGGGCCTGGTCCGGCAGTTGGTAGCCCACACCCAGCCCGATAACCTGACTTCCCAGCGGGTTCTGGAGCGCAATGGGTTTGCGCCGGCTGGTACGGCCCCCGATGGCCTCTCACGTTTTGCACGCCCGATTGAACCTAGTGAGCCCCCCGTAGCCACGCATTTGATCCGGTAG
- a CDS encoding GNAT family N-acetyltransferase — translation MLQFQFTPFPELRTPRLLLRQLTPADAEAMRFFRSDEEFLRYIPREKEPSLLQAQQHLRLLAELEAANEAITWALSWPQQPTVLLGTICLWHLQPQHHRAEVGYGLHPDFSGQGLMAEALQAVISYSFDQLGLHSLEAQLDPDNAASIRLLRKYGFVQEAHYRENYQFRGQYFDTAVYSLLTPHR, via the coding sequence GTGCTGCAGTTTCAGTTTACACCTTTCCCCGAGTTGCGCACCCCACGGCTGTTGCTGCGGCAGCTCACTCCGGCCGATGCCGAGGCCATGCGTTTTTTTCGTTCCGACGAGGAATTCCTGCGCTATATTCCCCGTGAAAAAGAGCCTTCTTTGCTCCAGGCCCAACAGCATCTGCGGCTCCTGGCAGAGCTGGAAGCTGCCAACGAGGCCATTACTTGGGCTCTAAGCTGGCCTCAGCAGCCTACTGTTTTGCTGGGTACCATCTGTCTGTGGCACTTGCAGCCCCAGCATCACCGGGCCGAAGTAGGTTACGGCCTGCACCCCGATTTTTCCGGCCAAGGCCTGATGGCAGAAGCCCTGCAGGCCGTAATAAGCTACAGTTTCGACCAGCTAGGGCTGCATAGCCTGGAGGCCCAGCTAGACCCCGATAACGCGGCTTCCATCCGGTTGCTGCGCAAATATGGCTTTGTACAGGAGGCGCATTATCGGGAAAACTACCAGTTTCGGGGGCAGTATTTTGATACCGCCGTCTACTCGTTGCTTACGCCCCACCGGTAG
- a CDS encoding TPM domain-containing protein, with protein MHRFFLLWVLVVVALGQPAWAAPADDIPARPSPFRFVTDQAQLLSVADAKTLEGGLRRYADKTGTQIVVVTVPTLGGRSVADYGRQLGQTWGIGQREQDNGLVILLGAQEHQVTIQAGSGLRAAITPELTARVINQDMTPRFKQGNYFAGLRTGLNTLMLAANPESNPQKNQPAPSAATSPTDPSLPSADLNAAAPATTAEPISSVPVATPEPSSGLGLGTLLIGALVLGGGLWLLTRLFRRSATPGTSVASNTAPDFLPNRPNNGSYTQGPSRQPAPDFLPNRGGGSGNGVGGMLMTGAAAAAGAYLGNRMASAHDAPHSDQSNLDTSTPQLGYGTAGPSTSGGFPALDNSGTTDNAAPDYFSGDTTTDSGPDYFSSDESSSYDDPSSGDSGGSGFDDPNDNSGSW; from the coding sequence ATGCATCGTTTCTTTCTCCTGTGGGTCCTCGTGGTCGTTGCCTTGGGCCAGCCGGCTTGGGCAGCTCCCGCCGATGATATTCCGGCCCGCCCCTCACCCTTTCGATTTGTAACCGACCAGGCCCAGCTGCTAAGCGTAGCCGATGCTAAGACTCTGGAAGGTGGCCTGCGCCGCTACGCCGATAAAACCGGCACCCAAATAGTCGTCGTGACGGTTCCCACGCTGGGTGGCCGTAGTGTGGCTGATTATGGCCGGCAGCTAGGCCAAACCTGGGGTATCGGCCAGCGCGAACAGGATAACGGACTGGTTATACTGCTTGGAGCCCAGGAGCACCAGGTCACTATCCAGGCCGGCTCGGGGCTGCGGGCGGCCATTACTCCGGAGCTTACAGCCCGCGTTATCAACCAGGATATGACCCCGCGCTTCAAGCAGGGCAACTATTTCGCGGGGCTGCGTACGGGCTTGAACACCCTGATGCTAGCGGCCAACCCCGAATCCAATCCGCAAAAAAATCAGCCGGCGCCTTCCGCCGCCACTTCACCCACCGACCCGAGTCTGCCCTCCGCCGATTTAAATGCAGCGGCCCCGGCCACAACGGCTGAACCAATCAGCTCCGTGCCGGTAGCAACCCCAGAGCCGTCATCGGGCTTGGGCTTGGGTACGCTGCTAATAGGGGCCCTGGTACTTGGCGGCGGCTTATGGCTATTGACGCGCCTTTTTCGGCGTTCAGCAACCCCGGGGACGTCAGTGGCCAGTAATACGGCGCCCGATTTCCTGCCCAACCGCCCGAATAACGGCAGCTATACTCAAGGCCCTAGTCGCCAGCCCGCACCCGACTTCCTACCCAACCGCGGCGGTGGTAGCGGTAATGGTGTCGGTGGTATGCTCATGACGGGCGCCGCCGCCGCCGCTGGTGCCTACCTCGGTAACCGGATGGCTTCTGCCCACGACGCCCCCCATAGCGACCAGTCCAACCTCGACACCTCAACACCTCAACTCGGCTACGGCACCGCAGGCCCTTCTACCAGCGGCGGCTTCCCCGCCCTCGACAACTCCGGCACCACCGATAATGCTGCCCCCGACTACTTCTCCGGCGACACCACCACGGATTCCGGCCCCGACTATTTTTCCTCCGACGAGAGTTCGTCCTATGATGACCCATCTTCGGGTGACTCCGGCGGCAGTGGTTTCGATGACCCCAACGACAATAGCGGCTCTTGGTAG
- the treF gene encoding alpha,alpha-trehalase TreF: MRKLLFPAACLIFLLPKAQAQHATPRQLFPGLFEAVQLGHVFADNKTFVDATPLQPPGTILAAWNAEKQRPGFDLSRFVQAHFQLPTANAAEYHSNVAKGLRHHLDTLWTVLQRPAIHTVPAYSSLLPLPKPYLVPGGRFREVYYWDSYFTMLGLREANRLDLVRSMTDNFAFLINQYGFVPNGNRTYYLTRSQPPFFSLMVELLAQAQGDTVLLRYQPQLLREYAYWMQGADSLAVGKATRRVVRLPNGELLNRYWDSSTEPREESYAEDVAVAQGSGRPAAAVYQDLRAAAASGWDFSTRWFGPTGTLSSIRTTALLPVDLNCLLFSLENTIARSFVAQNKREQAQAWQRKARQRRQAIQRYCWSPQKSWFTDFDWQNNQRASPKTLAGTFPLTFRIATPKQAKLVADGIQKEFLQKGGLQTTLTQSGQQWDSPNAWAPLQYMAIEGLRRYRHNALADTISQRWITLNTQVFLQTGKLLEKYNVVEPSVLAGGGEYPLQDGFGWTNGVLLTLLNRQTRPSH; the protein is encoded by the coding sequence ATGCGCAAACTACTTTTTCCCGCTGCCTGCCTCATTTTTTTGCTGCCAAAAGCCCAGGCGCAGCACGCCACGCCCCGACAGCTATTCCCCGGTTTGTTCGAAGCGGTTCAATTAGGCCACGTATTTGCCGATAACAAGACCTTCGTTGATGCGACTCCACTACAGCCGCCAGGCACTATCCTAGCAGCCTGGAATGCGGAAAAGCAGCGCCCAGGCTTTGATCTTAGCAGGTTTGTGCAAGCTCATTTTCAATTGCCTACGGCCAATGCCGCCGAATATCATAGTAACGTGGCTAAGGGGTTGCGTCACCACCTTGATACGCTCTGGACCGTTTTACAGCGACCTGCCATCCATACAGTACCTGCCTACTCGTCCCTGTTACCGTTGCCTAAGCCTTACCTAGTACCGGGTGGGCGCTTTCGGGAGGTCTACTACTGGGACTCCTATTTTACCATGCTTGGGCTGCGGGAAGCCAATCGCCTCGACTTGGTACGCAGCATGACCGATAATTTTGCCTTCCTGATCAATCAGTATGGCTTTGTGCCTAATGGCAACCGTACCTATTACCTGACCCGCTCCCAGCCACCATTTTTCTCCCTCATGGTAGAACTGCTGGCTCAAGCGCAAGGCGACACTGTCTTGCTACGTTATCAGCCGCAGCTGTTGCGAGAATATGCGTACTGGATGCAGGGTGCCGACTCCCTTGCCGTAGGCAAGGCTACCCGGCGCGTAGTGCGCTTGCCAAATGGGGAATTGCTCAACCGATATTGGGACTCCAGCACCGAGCCGCGCGAAGAATCATACGCCGAAGATGTAGCTGTTGCGCAAGGCAGTGGCCGACCTGCTGCTGCAGTTTATCAGGACCTCCGCGCCGCTGCTGCTTCGGGCTGGGACTTTAGCACCCGCTGGTTCGGTCCCACCGGCACCCTCTCCAGCATTCGTACTACTGCTCTGCTGCCCGTCGATTTGAATTGCCTGCTATTCTCCTTGGAGAACACCATTGCCCGCAGCTTTGTAGCGCAGAACAAAAGAGAACAAGCCCAAGCCTGGCAACGAAAAGCTAGGCAGCGTCGCCAAGCCATCCAGCGTTACTGTTGGAGTCCGCAGAAATCCTGGTTCACTGACTTTGACTGGCAAAATAACCAAAGGGCTTCCCCCAAGACACTTGCTGGCACATTCCCGCTGACGTTTAGAATAGCTACTCCCAAGCAAGCGAAACTAGTTGCTGATGGAATCCAAAAAGAATTTCTGCAAAAAGGCGGGCTCCAAACTACGCTAACCCAGAGCGGTCAACAGTGGGATTCACCCAATGCTTGGGCACCGTTGCAGTACATGGCTATTGAAGGCCTACGCCGCTACCGACATAACGCTCTTGCCGACACAATTAGTCAACGCTGGATTACGCTCAACACCCAGGTATTTCTGCAAACCGGAAAGCTCCTAGAGAAATATAATGTAGTTGAGCCATCCGTCTTAGCCGGCGGCGGAGAATATCCCCTGCAGGACGGCTTTGGCTGGACCAATGGTGTGCTGCTCACCCTGCTCAACCGCCAGACGCGCCCATCCCACTAA
- a CDS encoding nuclear transport factor 2 family protein — translation MAEHLQTITNFLSLSEALEIDPAAYEAVLHPDVEQVEFPNLLNRSIQRRSFAEILENIRAGRELLADPHFELQRAHQCPDGSIVVEAHWHATLANDIGPLVRGQQLAAQFCMVFELEEGRIIKQRTYNCFDPF, via the coding sequence ATGGCTGAACACTTGCAAACCATTACCAATTTTTTGAGTCTCAGTGAAGCGCTGGAAATAGATCCAGCCGCTTATGAAGCAGTGTTACACCCTGACGTAGAGCAGGTAGAGTTTCCAAACCTTCTGAACCGGTCTATACAGCGGCGTTCCTTTGCCGAAATTCTGGAAAACATCCGAGCTGGGCGGGAGCTGCTTGCGGACCCTCATTTTGAATTGCAGCGGGCCCACCAATGCCCGGATGGCAGCATCGTGGTAGAAGCTCATTGGCATGCTACGTTAGCCAACGACATTGGGCCTTTGGTGCGTGGCCAGCAGCTGGCAGCTCAGTTCTGCATGGTATTCGAGCTGGAGGAAGGTCGGATTATTAAGCAGCGTACCTACAATTGCTTCGACCCATTTTAA
- a CDS encoding helix-turn-helix domain-containing protein, whose translation MFITSRTRSYQSMGRHRHSLSLSRKQQAYLADFISSDILSKQQRNRAQVLQHWIADLSVQESGELLGLSIDRVYSMRRAFSQQGFKDYLHAVPRCGAPNKLTPKLETLLRRLTQQAEAKGKRLTLSLIAKRVVELGYADRICTVTVQRALKQVKAAKQHTAADQSAYALVQSAGLSAEQAA comes from the coding sequence TTGTTCATTACCAGCCGCACTCGTTCGTATCAGTCCATGGGTCGTCATCGTCATTCCTTGAGCCTGTCTCGCAAACAGCAGGCTTACCTCGCCGATTTTATCAGCTCTGATATTCTCTCCAAGCAACAGCGCAACCGCGCACAGGTGCTACAGCACTGGATTGCTGACCTGTCTGTTCAGGAGTCTGGCGAACTGCTAGGCCTGAGCATCGACCGGGTATATAGCATGCGCCGGGCATTTTCGCAGCAAGGTTTTAAGGACTATCTGCACGCTGTGCCTCGTTGCGGGGCGCCCAATAAGCTTACGCCCAAGCTCGAAACTCTGCTGCGCCGCCTTACCCAGCAGGCCGAGGCCAAAGGCAAGCGCCTCACCTTGTCCCTGATTGCCAAGCGCGTCGTGGAGCTCGGCTATGCCGACCGGATTTGCACGGTCACTGTGCAGCGTGCCCTCAAACAGGTAAAAGCCGCCAAGCAGCATACTGCCGCTGATCAATCAGCTTATGCGCTGGTACAAAGCGCTGGCCTCTCTGCCGAGCAGGCGGCTTAG
- a CDS encoding LacI family DNA-binding transcriptional regulator: MSTHRASISDLAAQLNLSVSTVSRALSDHSRISDATKKRVWELARQLNYQPNQLAAALRKGRSNTLGVVVPHIDGQFFALVVKGIETIANQAGFNVMICQSNEDAAQEQKNVETLLNAQVDGILLSLSLSTHDFGYLEAIRRRDIPVVFFDRVVESKDVSAVVLNDYQGGYEAVCHLIEQGCRQIAHLGGPQHLNICRNRYQGYADALRHNGLPIDPSLVNFSDLRIQDGRQGMETLLNQAPQLDAVFSCNDLALVGAMQIIKRRGLRIPQDVALAGFSNELFDSLTEPMLTSVDQRCEEMGRTAVQMLLELINEGPTKVAPRQVVLQPNLLIRESSLRTDLLQETKA; encoded by the coding sequence GTGTCTACTCATCGCGCTTCCATATCCGATTTAGCTGCCCAGCTCAACCTATCCGTCTCGACAGTGTCGCGGGCGCTGAGTGACCATAGCCGCATCAGCGACGCGACGAAAAAGCGGGTGTGGGAACTGGCCCGCCAACTCAACTACCAGCCCAACCAACTGGCCGCCGCCTTGCGCAAGGGTCGTAGTAATACGCTGGGCGTGGTAGTGCCGCACATTGACGGGCAGTTTTTTGCCTTGGTAGTAAAAGGCATTGAAACCATTGCCAATCAGGCCGGCTTCAACGTGATGATCTGTCAGTCGAACGAGGACGCGGCCCAGGAACAGAAGAACGTAGAGACGCTGCTCAATGCCCAGGTAGACGGTATTCTGCTGTCTTTGTCGCTCTCGACCCATGACTTTGGGTATTTGGAGGCAATCCGTCGCCGTGACATTCCCGTGGTATTCTTCGACCGGGTGGTGGAGAGCAAGGATGTGAGTGCGGTAGTGCTCAACGATTACCAGGGCGGGTACGAGGCCGTGTGCCACCTCATCGAGCAAGGCTGCCGGCAGATTGCCCACCTGGGCGGGCCGCAGCACCTGAATATCTGCCGCAACCGCTACCAGGGCTACGCCGACGCGCTACGACACAATGGATTACCCATAGACCCTTCGCTGGTCAACTTCAGCGACCTACGGATTCAGGACGGGCGCCAGGGTATGGAAACGTTGCTCAACCAAGCCCCACAGCTCGACGCAGTTTTCTCGTGCAACGACCTGGCCTTGGTGGGAGCCATGCAAATCATCAAGCGGCGCGGGCTGCGTATTCCGCAGGATGTGGCATTGGCCGGCTTCAGCAACGAGCTGTTTGATTCCCTGACCGAGCCCATGCTGACCTCAGTAGATCAGCGCTGCGAGGAAATGGGCCGCACCGCGGTGCAGATGCTGCTGGAGCTTATCAACGAAGGCCCGACGAAGGTAGCACCCCGCCAAGTGGTGTTGCAGCCGAACCTGCTGATTCGGGAATCGTCGTTGCGCACAGACTTGCTGCAGGAAACTAAAGCCTGA
- a CDS encoding ASCH/PUA domain-containing protein: protein MQINTSPAGRPARVAPRQTHELKTWPVCFAAVESGAKPFDVRENDRNYQVGDVLLLREYEPETEHYSGRTLLRSVSYVLQGGSFGLEAGWCVVGFGALPPLPPGINDTKLW from the coding sequence ATGCAAATCAATACGTCACCTGCTGGTCGGCCCGCCCGCGTGGCCCCGCGCCAGACCCATGAGCTTAAAACCTGGCCCGTCTGTTTTGCCGCCGTTGAGTCGGGTGCCAAGCCCTTCGACGTGCGCGAAAACGACCGGAATTACCAGGTCGGCGACGTGCTGCTGCTACGGGAATACGAACCCGAAACGGAGCATTACAGCGGCCGTACGTTGCTGCGCTCGGTAAGCTACGTGCTGCAGGGGGGCTCCTTCGGCCTGGAAGCAGGCTGGTGCGTGGTAGGCTTCGGCGCTTTGCCACCCCTGCCGCCCGGTATCAACGACACCAAACTCTGGTAA
- a CDS encoding MFS transporter, translated as MPRLLTPRPVVPVSLNRARWAVTLIFFLHGLLFANWAARLPELELRYGIEHRELGQVLFCNAMGAWAAMPLASWLLPRFGSSRMTTIGAILFCAFIPGLALLDSVGQLMALFLALGAATGLLDVAMNSQAIQVEQQYPRPIMSSFHAAFSLGGMLGAGAGALGAHLGWNYATHLLSFSVVGTVLALVAASQLLPVVEAGSVPSQTAATPATGLRWPSRLVVGLGIVAFCCMLGEGAMADWSTIYLVQDTHASSALAPLGYAAFSLAMATGRLLGDAAALRFGAQRLVVAGGLLALVGLLSLLVVPLTGVGIAGLFLIGLGLSTVIPTVFSATGQQSDMAPAAALGMVSTIGYGGFLLGPPAIGWLADALTLRWALGIVAGLFVVLVAVGLTLRLASRPTAARLEPVLVS; from the coding sequence ATGCCACGTCTGCTGACTCCCCGCCCAGTGGTGCCGGTTTCCCTGAACCGCGCCCGTTGGGCGGTAACACTCATTTTCTTTCTGCACGGCTTGCTGTTTGCCAACTGGGCTGCCCGCCTGCCCGAGCTTGAACTCCGCTATGGTATCGAGCACCGGGAACTGGGTCAGGTGTTGTTCTGCAACGCCATGGGTGCCTGGGCCGCTATGCCGCTGGCTAGTTGGCTTCTTCCCCGATTCGGGAGCAGCCGAATGACTACCATTGGGGCCATTTTATTTTGTGCCTTCATTCCCGGCCTGGCTTTGCTGGATAGTGTAGGCCAGCTGATGGCGCTGTTTTTAGCCCTGGGCGCCGCTACTGGCCTACTGGATGTAGCAATGAATTCCCAGGCTATTCAGGTAGAGCAGCAGTATCCCCGGCCTATTATGTCGTCGTTTCACGCGGCTTTCAGCCTGGGCGGTATGCTAGGCGCCGGAGCGGGTGCGCTGGGGGCTCACCTGGGTTGGAACTACGCCACGCATCTGTTGAGCTTCTCGGTCGTCGGCACTGTGCTAGCCTTAGTGGCCGCCAGTCAACTTCTGCCCGTCGTGGAAGCTGGCTCAGTACCTAGCCAAACGGCAGCTACGCCAGCCACTGGGCTTCGGTGGCCGAGCCGGCTGGTGGTTGGGCTGGGCATTGTGGCCTTCTGCTGCATGCTGGGCGAAGGCGCTATGGCCGACTGGAGCACAATTTACCTAGTGCAGGACACGCATGCCAGTTCGGCGCTGGCGCCACTCGGGTACGCGGCTTTTTCCCTGGCTATGGCTACCGGCCGCCTGCTGGGTGATGCCGCAGCCTTGCGCTTTGGTGCCCAGCGCCTAGTGGTGGCCGGTGGCTTACTAGCTTTAGTTGGGCTGTTAAGCCTGTTGGTAGTGCCCCTGACCGGTGTAGGCATAGCCGGGCTATTCCTAATTGGGCTGGGCTTGTCTACGGTAATTCCCACGGTTTTCAGCGCCACCGGTCAGCAGTCCGACATGGCCCCGGCCGCCGCACTGGGCATGGTTTCTACCATCGGCTACGGCGGCTTTCTACTGGGCCCGCCGGCTATCGGCTGGCTCGCCGACGCTCTGACCCTGCGCTGGGCCCTGGGTATTGTGGCGGGGCTGTTCGTTGTGCTGGTAGCCGTGGGGCTCACGCTTCGCCTAGCGTCCCGGCCTACGGCGGCCCGCCTGGAACCTGTGTTGGTCAGCTAA
- a CDS encoding helix-turn-helix domain-containing protein: MKLEFEPIQPSAGSSFRLLHYTEAEEGGILWHYHPEYELLYIPQGSGRRHIGQHVSHYEGGELLFMGPNLPHLSFSHEQHGPFEQVVVQLRADFLGDTFLQRPELAAVQQLFVRSVQGLSFGPETRAAVGDALRRMMEQPAPIRLLTLLQVLYTLADAADVTELHADMGGSGVQVKEQKRLGRIYQYIQEHFAEPITVQDLADVANLSVPAFCRYFKKMTSQTLTNFLQEYRISHARLLLLQDLPITEVSYASGFNNLSHFNRTFRRLTGLTPSAYREQKGAVLVS, from the coding sequence ATGAAGCTCGAGTTTGAACCGATACAACCCTCGGCCGGTAGCTCCTTTCGGCTGCTGCACTACACCGAGGCCGAGGAAGGAGGAATCTTGTGGCATTACCACCCCGAGTACGAGCTGCTCTATATCCCGCAGGGCAGCGGCCGGCGTCACATCGGGCAGCACGTGTCGCACTATGAAGGCGGCGAACTGCTATTTATGGGTCCCAACCTGCCCCACCTGAGCTTCAGTCACGAGCAGCATGGCCCCTTTGAGCAAGTGGTAGTGCAGCTGCGGGCCGACTTCCTGGGCGACACGTTTCTGCAACGGCCGGAGCTGGCAGCCGTGCAGCAGCTGTTCGTACGCTCGGTGCAGGGCTTGTCGTTCGGACCCGAAACCCGGGCGGCCGTCGGGGACGCGCTGCGCCGCATGATGGAGCAGCCGGCTCCGATTCGCCTGCTCACACTCTTGCAGGTGCTCTACACCCTGGCCGATGCCGCCGACGTAACCGAGCTGCACGCCGATATGGGCGGCTCGGGCGTGCAGGTAAAAGAGCAAAAGCGCCTGGGCCGGATCTACCAGTACATTCAGGAGCACTTTGCCGAGCCCATTACGGTGCAGGACCTGGCCGATGTAGCCAACCTTTCGGTGCCCGCGTTTTGCCGCTACTTCAAGAAGATGACCAGCCAGACGCTCACCAACTTCCTGCAGGAATACCGCATCAGCCACGCCCGGCTGCTGCTCTTGCAGGATTTGCCCATTACCGAGGTCAGCTATGCCAGCGGATTCAACAACCTCTCCCACTTCAACCGTACGTTTCGCCGCCTCACTGGCCTCACGCCCTCGGCCTACCGGGAGCAGAAAGGGGCCGTACTGGTGAGCTAA
- the aspA gene encoding aspartate ammonia-lyase, with protein MTNSRLEHDFLGERSIPNDAYYGIQTLRALENFNITGIPLRTEPLFVQSLAYVKKAAALANRDLGVLDPNIADCIAAACDKVAAGQYDDQFLTDMIQGGAGTSVNMNANEVIANVALELMGRQKGEYQFCHPNNHVNCSQSTNDAYPTAFRIALSNKLIGYAQTLGDLADAFAAKGEEFRNVLKMGRTQLQDAVPMSMGDEFRAFATNLREELLRIEDSRRLISEINMGATAIGTRVNAPDGYAELVTEHLRTITGLDLVLAGDLIEATYDTGAYVQLSGVLKRTAVKLSKICNDLRLLSSGPRTGFNEINLPPLQPGSSIMPGKVNPVVPEVVNQTAFYVIGADLTVTMAAEAGQLQLNVMEPVISFALFTSISYMTNACRTLREKCVLGITANVAHAEQLVRNSIGIVTQLNPVLGYEASAEIAKEALRTGKSVYDVAVTERGLLSQAKWDEIFTFENLIRPHFIQ; from the coding sequence ATGACAAATTCCCGGCTTGAACACGACTTCCTTGGGGAGCGTAGCATTCCCAACGACGCGTACTACGGCATCCAGACCCTGCGGGCCCTCGAAAACTTTAACATCACCGGCATTCCGCTGCGCACTGAGCCCTTGTTCGTGCAGTCGTTGGCTTACGTCAAGAAAGCCGCGGCCCTGGCCAACCGGGACCTGGGTGTGCTGGACCCCAACATTGCCGACTGCATTGCCGCCGCCTGCGACAAAGTAGCCGCCGGGCAGTACGACGACCAGTTCCTGACCGACATGATTCAGGGCGGAGCCGGTACTTCGGTGAACATGAACGCCAACGAGGTTATTGCCAACGTAGCCCTGGAGCTGATGGGCCGCCAGAAAGGCGAATACCAGTTTTGCCACCCCAATAACCACGTCAACTGCTCCCAGAGCACTAATGACGCCTACCCCACTGCATTCCGCATTGCACTGAGCAACAAGCTGATCGGCTACGCTCAAACCCTGGGCGACCTGGCCGACGCCTTTGCCGCCAAGGGCGAGGAGTTTCGGAACGTGCTCAAGATGGGCCGCACCCAGCTCCAGGATGCCGTACCAATGAGCATGGGCGACGAGTTCCGGGCTTTTGCCACCAACCTGCGTGAGGAACTGCTGCGCATCGAGGACAGCCGCCGCCTCATCAGTGAAATCAATATGGGCGCCACGGCCATCGGCACGCGGGTGAATGCTCCGGACGGCTATGCCGAGCTGGTCACCGAGCACCTGCGCACCATCACCGGCCTCGACTTGGTACTGGCCGGCGACCTGATTGAGGCTACGTACGATACTGGTGCCTATGTGCAGCTCTCAGGCGTACTCAAGCGTACGGCCGTGAAACTTTCCAAGATCTGCAACGATTTGCGCCTGCTCTCGTCGGGGCCACGCACGGGCTTCAACGAAATCAACCTGCCGCCGCTGCAGCCGGGCTCCAGCATCATGCCGGGCAAGGTGAACCCCGTAGTGCCGGAGGTAGTCAACCAAACGGCGTTCTACGTCATCGGGGCCGACCTGACCGTGACTATGGCCGCCGAGGCCGGGCAGTTGCAGCTCAACGTAATGGAGCCGGTCATTTCCTTTGCCCTGTTCACGTCCATTTCCTACATGACCAACGCCTGCCGGACTCTGCGCGAGAAGTGCGTGCTGGGTATTACAGCCAACGTGGCTCACGCCGAGCAGCTCGTGCGCAACAGCATTGGCATCGTGACCCAGCTCAACCCCGTGCTGGGCTATGAAGCCTCAGCCGAAATTGCCAAGGAAGCCTTGCGCACCGGCAAGTCGGTGTACGACGTGGCCGTGACCGAGCGGGGCTTGTTGAGCCAGGCTAAGTGGGACGAAATTTTCACTTTCGAAAACCTGATCCGGCCGCATTTCATCCAGTAG